From a region of the Streptomyces tirandamycinicus genome:
- a CDS encoding CaiB/BaiF CoA transferase family protein: MSQPPPLEGITVVAVEQAVSAPFATRQLADLGARVIKVERPDGGDFARGYDTAAGGLASHFVWCNRGKESLAVDLKDPRGLDAVRRLVARADVFVQNLAQGAAARLGLDAATLCAAHPRLVAVDISGYGGYGPYAHKRAYDMLVQCEAGLVSVTGTAEQPVKAGIPAADVAAAMYAFSGVLAALLRRGTTGRGGPVEISMLESLAEWMGHPLHHGMHGGEAPERTGLAHAVIAPYDAYPTADGGQVLLSVQNDREWQRLAERVLGRPELAEDPAFATNKARTANRGRTDAVVARALARLDTAGAVAALEEAGIACARLNSVADLAAHPQLAARDRWRDVATPAGPLRAMLPPITFPDGPEPGMGAVPALGEHTGALLREAGLTAAEVAELHRDGVVPAEHPPGGHLG; the protein is encoded by the coding sequence ATGAGCCAGCCGCCGCCTCTGGAAGGCATCACCGTCGTCGCCGTCGAACAGGCCGTGTCGGCCCCGTTCGCGACCCGTCAGCTCGCCGACCTCGGCGCTCGAGTGATCAAGGTGGAGCGGCCCGACGGCGGCGACTTCGCCCGCGGCTACGACACCGCGGCGGGCGGCCTCGCCTCGCATTTCGTCTGGTGCAACCGCGGCAAGGAGTCCCTCGCCGTGGACCTCAAGGACCCCCGGGGCCTGGACGCGGTCCGCCGGCTGGTCGCGCGGGCCGACGTCTTCGTCCAGAACCTCGCCCAGGGCGCGGCCGCCCGGCTCGGACTGGACGCCGCCACACTCTGTGCCGCGCACCCGCGGCTGGTCGCCGTGGACATCTCCGGGTACGGCGGGTACGGCCCGTACGCCCACAAACGGGCCTACGACATGCTCGTGCAGTGCGAGGCCGGACTGGTGTCCGTGACCGGCACCGCCGAGCAGCCGGTGAAGGCGGGCATTCCGGCGGCGGACGTCGCGGCGGCGATGTACGCCTTCTCGGGGGTGCTGGCGGCCCTGCTGCGGCGGGGCACGACCGGACGCGGCGGCCCGGTGGAGATCTCGATGCTGGAGTCGCTCGCGGAGTGGATGGGGCACCCCCTGCACCACGGGATGCACGGGGGCGAGGCCCCGGAGCGCACGGGTCTGGCGCACGCGGTCATCGCGCCCTACGACGCGTACCCCACGGCCGACGGCGGCCAGGTGCTGCTGTCGGTGCAGAACGACCGGGAGTGGCAGCGGCTGGCCGAGCGGGTACTGGGCCGGCCCGAGCTGGCCGAGGACCCGGCCTTCGCGACCAACAAGGCGCGGACGGCGAACCGCGGCAGGACGGACGCGGTGGTCGCACGGGCGCTGGCCCGGCTGGACACCGCGGGGGCGGTGGCGGCGCTGGAGGAGGCGGGCATCGCCTGCGCCCGGCTGAACAGCGTGGCCGACCTGGCGGCCCACCCGCAACTGGCGGCCCGGGACCGCTGGCGGGACGTGGCCACGCCCGCCGGCCCGTTGCGGGCGATGCTGCCGCCGATCACCTTCCCGGACGGGCCGGAGCCGGGCATGGGCGCGGTGCCCGCGCTCGGCGAGCACACCGGCGCCCTGCTGCGCGAGGCGGGACTGACCGCGGCGGAGGTCGCCGAGCTGCATCGGGACGGGGTGGTGCCGGCGGAGCACCCGCCCGGCGGGCACCTCGGGTGA
- the hmgA gene encoding homogentisate 1,2-dioxygenase: MSGIEQARKAAEGLEYLSGFGNEHSSEAVPGALPLGRNSPQRAPLGLYAEQLSGSAFTEPRALNRRSWLYRIRPSAAHPPFVRTGDGALRTAPFTETVPDPNRLRWDPLPEPAPGTDWLSGLWTLGGNGDATQRTGMAVHLYHANTSMERRVFGDADGELLIVPERGGMLLRTELGLLSVRPGEVALVPRGVRFRVELLDDTVRGYVCENYGQPFSLPELGPIGANGLANPRDFRVPVAAYEDVEGDVEVVNKFCGNLWTATYDHSPLDVVAWHGSHVPYVYDLRTFNVMGTISYDHPDPSIFTVLTSPSDTPGLAGVDFVVFAPRWLVGEDTFRPPYFHRNVMSEYMGLIEGAYDAKTSGEGGFVPGGGSLHNMMSAHGPDRETFDRASAADLVPQRIDDGLAFMFETRWPVTATAQAANADHLQTGYDDVWQGLERHFRS, translated from the coding sequence ATGAGCGGCATCGAGCAGGCGAGGAAGGCGGCCGAAGGGCTGGAGTACCTGTCCGGATTCGGCAACGAACACAGCTCGGAGGCCGTCCCGGGCGCCCTGCCGCTCGGGCGGAACTCACCGCAGCGCGCCCCCCTCGGGCTGTACGCGGAGCAGCTGAGCGGCAGCGCGTTCACCGAGCCCCGCGCGCTCAACCGGCGCTCGTGGCTGTACCGCATCCGGCCGTCGGCCGCCCACCCCCCGTTCGTCCGAACCGGCGACGGCGCCCTGCGCACCGCGCCGTTCACCGAGACCGTGCCGGACCCGAACCGGCTCCGCTGGGACCCGCTGCCGGAGCCCGCGCCCGGCACGGACTGGCTGTCCGGCCTGTGGACCCTCGGGGGCAACGGCGACGCCACCCAGCGCACCGGCATGGCGGTGCACCTGTACCACGCCAACACCTCCATGGAGCGGCGGGTGTTCGGCGACGCGGACGGCGAGTTGCTGATCGTGCCCGAGCGCGGCGGCATGCTGCTGCGTACGGAGCTGGGCCTGCTGTCCGTCCGGCCCGGTGAGGTCGCGCTGGTCCCCCGCGGTGTGCGCTTCCGGGTCGAACTGCTCGACGACACCGTCCGCGGCTATGTCTGCGAGAACTACGGACAGCCCTTCTCCCTGCCCGAGCTGGGCCCGATCGGGGCCAACGGGCTCGCCAACCCCAGGGACTTCCGGGTCCCGGTCGCGGCGTACGAGGACGTCGAGGGCGACGTCGAGGTGGTGAACAAGTTCTGCGGCAACCTGTGGACCGCCACCTACGACCACTCGCCGCTCGACGTCGTCGCCTGGCACGGCAGTCATGTGCCGTACGTCTACGACCTGCGGACGTTCAACGTGATGGGAACCATCTCGTACGACCACCCCGACCCGTCGATCTTCACCGTGCTCACCTCGCCCAGCGACACCCCGGGGCTCGCGGGCGTCGACTTCGTGGTGTTCGCGCCGCGCTGGCTCGTCGGTGAGGACACCTTCCGGCCGCCGTACTTCCACCGCAATGTGATGAGCGAGTACATGGGTCTGATCGAGGGCGCCTACGACGCGAAGACCTCCGGGGAGGGCGGCTTCGTCCCGGGCGGCGGCTCGCTGCACAACATGATGTCCGCGCACGGACCCGACCGGGAGACCTTCGACAGGGCGAGCGCCGCCGACCTCGTGCCGCAGAGGATCGACGACGGGCTGGCGTTCATGTTCGAGACGCGCTGGCCGGTGACCGCCACCGCCCAGGCGGCGAACGCCGACCACCTGCAGACGGGGTACGACGACGTGTGGCAGGGTCTGGAGCGCCACTTCCGGTCCTGA
- a CDS encoding type ISP restriction/modification enzyme has translation MSGQEGGAGGAVPLDDVMPWSTGPLRLGRGWIVAPDAGTLRARWDALVAAGGRERAALFQQTRARGLGSSVAALPGQATGTGRFAAERGTCPEPVRIAHAPFDQQWIIPDHRLIDVARPELWRVADGRQLFAVEQGRVPGDGGPAVLVTGALPEGRGTGRPGRIRPLYRRPGAREPNLAPGLLAALRERFPDAAEPGDVLAWVAAAGRPTAGGCEVPFTADPGVWERGVRLGRRLIGIQLRGARDGERPRLPGGRRPYVRAAVPSRPATLVYDPQEEALLLDGGRIAPVPAGAWDFRVGGVRVLEDWFARRTAEPAAGTLEALGPSAWPQEWTSELLELVTVLALLGQLDQPRAELGADIARTGWHDLRVPPAPRSARAPASVLDHREEGPGGQFVLL, from the coding sequence GTGAGCGGTCAGGAGGGCGGCGCGGGCGGCGCCGTCCCGCTGGACGACGTCATGCCGTGGTCGACCGGGCCGCTGCGGCTAGGCCGCGGCTGGATCGTCGCGCCCGACGCCGGGACGCTGCGGGCCCGGTGGGACGCGCTGGTCGCGGCCGGCGGCCGGGAACGGGCCGCCCTCTTCCAGCAGACCCGGGCCCGCGGTCTGGGCAGTTCGGTCGCGGCGCTGCCCGGGCAGGCGACCGGGACCGGCCGGTTCGCCGCGGAGCGCGGGACCTGCCCGGAACCGGTGCGCATCGCGCACGCGCCGTTCGACCAGCAGTGGATCATCCCCGACCACCGGCTGATCGACGTGGCACGGCCGGAGTTGTGGCGGGTCGCCGACGGCCGGCAGCTCTTCGCGGTGGAGCAGGGCCGCGTCCCGGGCGACGGCGGCCCCGCCGTACTGGTCACCGGCGCCCTCCCGGAGGGCCGCGGCACCGGGAGACCCGGCCGCATACGGCCCTTGTACCGGCGGCCCGGCGCACGGGAGCCCAACCTGGCGCCGGGGCTGCTGGCCGCGCTGCGCGAGCGCTTCCCGGACGCGGCCGAACCCGGCGACGTCCTCGCCTGGGTGGCCGCGGCGGGACGGCCCACGGCGGGGGGCTGCGAGGTGCCGTTCACGGCGGACCCCGGCGTGTGGGAGCGAGGGGTGCGGCTGGGCCGGCGGCTCATCGGCATCCAGCTCAGGGGCGCGCGGGACGGCGAGCGGCCCCGGCTGCCAGGCGGACGGCGGCCGTACGTCCGGGCCGCGGTCCCCTCCCGGCCGGCGACGCTGGTCTACGACCCGCAGGAGGAGGCCCTGCTCCTCGACGGGGGACGGATCGCACCGGTGCCGGCCGGGGCCTGGGACTTCCGGGTGGGCGGTGTCCGGGTGCTCGAGGACTGGTTCGCCCGGCGGACCGCGGAGCCCGCGGCGGGCACGCTGGAGGCGCTCGGACCGTCCGCCTGGCCGCAGGAGTGGACCTCGGAGCTGCTGGAGCTGGTCACGGTGCTCGCGCTGCTCGGGCAACTGGACCAGCCGCGCGCGGAACTGGGAGCGGACATCGCCCGTACCGGCTGGCACGACCTGCGCGTACCCCCGGCACCGAGGTCCGCCCGCGCCCCCGCTTCCGTGCTCGACCACCGCGAGGAGGGGCCCGGCGGGCAGTTCGTGCTGCTCTGA
- a CDS encoding molybdopterin oxidoreductase family protein: MPGTDATRTALRICPLCEATCGLVLTVERDGAGERVDTVRGDRADVFSGGFICPKGASFGELDSDPDRLRTPLVRDAHGELREAGWDEAFDVIAARIRPLIEEHGPDAVGLVLGNPNVHTMAGGLYPPVLLSTLGTRNLFTASTLDQMPKHVSSGLLFGNPLAIPVPDLDRTDHLLLLGANPLDSNGSLCTAPDFPGRLKALRRRGGRLTVVDPRRTRTARLADRHVAIRPGTDALLLAALVHVLFEEDLTAPGALAGQVDGMDGIREAVRDFTPEAAAAACDMDAAVIRTIARELASAPTAAVYGRIGSCTVEHGTLAGWLVDVLNILTGNLDRPGGVLFPLAAHDRAPRPATEPARPGKGFALGRWTSRVAGHPEAKGELPIAALAEEIETPGEGRIRAVITIAANPVLSAPDGDRLDRALGGLDLMVSVDPYLNETSRHADVVLPPPPPSRSGHYDFSFNGLAVRNQVRYTPPAIPLDEGALDECEIHARLILAVGGMHGAEPSAVDDMVVSGSLARAVADPRSPVHGQDAEELAARLNGRSGPERRLDMMLRLGPYELTLDDLLAHPHGIDLGPLRPRLAQVLRTRSGRVELLPGPIAADLPRLRRALGVRGDGLVLVGRRHLRSNNSWMHNIPALQGGSNRCTLQVHPDDAARLGLGDGALARVKAAGGELEVPVEITDEVRTGVVSLPHGWGHDRPGTRMRVAAARPGVNVNQLLDGSLLDPLSGTSVLNGFAVEVAPAR; the protein is encoded by the coding sequence ATGCCAGGAACCGACGCCACCCGTACCGCCCTGCGGATCTGCCCGCTGTGCGAGGCCACCTGCGGACTGGTCCTGACCGTCGAACGCGACGGCGCCGGGGAACGGGTCGATACCGTCCGCGGGGACCGCGCGGACGTCTTCAGTGGGGGGTTCATCTGCCCGAAGGGCGCCTCCTTCGGCGAACTCGACTCCGATCCCGACCGGCTGCGGACCCCGCTCGTGCGCGACGCGCACGGCGAACTGCGCGAGGCGGGCTGGGACGAGGCGTTCGACGTCATCGCCGCCCGGATACGCCCGCTGATCGAGGAGCACGGGCCGGACGCGGTGGGCCTCGTCCTCGGCAACCCCAACGTCCACACCATGGCCGGCGGGCTCTATCCGCCCGTGCTGCTGTCCACGCTGGGCACCCGCAACCTCTTCACGGCCAGCACCCTCGACCAGATGCCCAAGCACGTCTCGAGCGGACTGCTCTTCGGCAACCCCCTGGCGATCCCCGTACCGGACCTGGACCGCACCGACCACCTGCTGCTCCTCGGCGCCAACCCCCTGGACTCCAACGGCAGCCTGTGCACCGCGCCCGACTTCCCGGGCCGGCTCAAGGCGCTGCGCCGCCGCGGCGGCCGGCTCACCGTGGTCGACCCGCGCCGCACCCGCACCGCGCGGCTCGCCGACCGGCACGTGGCCATCCGCCCCGGTACGGACGCGCTGCTGCTCGCCGCCCTCGTCCACGTGCTGTTCGAGGAGGACCTCACCGCTCCCGGCGCGCTCGCCGGGCAGGTCGACGGCATGGACGGAATACGCGAGGCGGTACGGGACTTCACCCCCGAGGCCGCCGCCGCGGCCTGCGACATGGACGCGGCCGTCATCCGCACGATCGCGCGCGAACTCGCCTCCGCGCCGACCGCCGCCGTCTACGGCCGCATCGGCAGCTGCACCGTCGAGCACGGCACCCTCGCCGGCTGGCTCGTCGACGTGCTCAACATCCTCACCGGAAACCTCGACCGGCCCGGCGGAGTCCTCTTCCCGCTCGCCGCGCACGACCGCGCCCCCCGGCCCGCGACCGAACCCGCCCGGCCCGGCAAGGGCTTCGCCCTCGGCCGCTGGACCAGCAGGGTCGCCGGACACCCCGAGGCCAAGGGCGAACTGCCCATCGCGGCCCTCGCCGAGGAGATCGAGACACCCGGCGAAGGGCGGATCCGCGCCGTCATCACCATCGCCGCCAACCCGGTGCTGTCCGCCCCCGACGGCGACCGCCTGGACCGGGCGCTCGGCGGGCTCGACCTCATGGTCAGCGTCGACCCCTACCTCAACGAGACCTCCCGCCACGCCGACGTCGTCCTGCCGCCGCCGCCCCCTTCGCGCAGCGGGCACTACGACTTCTCCTTCAACGGACTCGCCGTCCGCAACCAGGTCCGCTACACCCCTCCCGCCATCCCGCTCGACGAGGGCGCACTGGACGAGTGCGAGATCCACGCCCGGCTGATCCTGGCGGTGGGCGGTATGCACGGCGCCGAGCCCTCGGCGGTCGACGACATGGTCGTCTCGGGCTCCCTCGCCAGGGCCGTCGCCGACCCCCGTTCACCGGTGCACGGCCAGGACGCCGAGGAGCTGGCCGCCCGGCTGAACGGCCGTAGCGGCCCGGAACGGCGCCTGGACATGATGCTGCGCCTCGGCCCGTACGAGTTGACCCTGGACGATCTGCTCGCGCACCCCCACGGCATCGACCTCGGGCCGCTGCGGCCCCGGCTGGCGCAGGTGCTCAGGACCCGCAGCGGACGCGTGGAACTGCTGCCCGGCCCGATCGCGGCGGACCTGCCGCGGCTGCGGAGGGCACTCGGGGTGCGGGGTGACGGGCTGGTCCTCGTCGGCCGCCGCCATCTGCGGTCCAACAACAGCTGGATGCACAACATCCCGGCACTCCAGGGCGGCTCGAACCGCTGCACCCTCCAGGTCCACCCCGACGACGCCGCCCGGCTGGGGCTCGGCGACGGCGCCCTCGCCCGGGTCAAGGCGGCCGGGGGAGAGCTGGAGGTCCCGGTCGAGATCACCGACGAGGTGCGTACGGGGGTGGTGAGCCTTCCGCACGGCTGGGGGCACGACCGCCCCGGCACCCGGATGCGGGTGGCGGCGGCCCGTCCCGGGGTCAACGTCAACCAGCTGCTCGACGGTTCGCTGCTCGACCCGCTCTCCGGCACCTCGGTGCTCAACGGCTTCGCCGTGGAGGTGGCCCCGGCCCGCTGA
- a CDS encoding GntR family transcriptional regulator has translation MTAFAPDSLVLNRKLPLWYQVSQSLRASILGRRPHDPLRLPTEEQLAEHYGVSVLTMRQALKELESEGLISRHRRRGTFIEPGARRSAPRRLLGSIDAIVAQQSGERTTVLGHAAEPVPGELAEYFPDGDEVVTYRRLRCDGDSGEPTNWAENAVRPDVAARLDVADLERWPMTKVLRDVVGVRISRITDTVEARLADPETAELLQVPLLSPILHYTGVTYDAEGRVVDVARIRYRGDRFSFSVTIEAE, from the coding sequence GTGACCGCCTTCGCCCCCGACTCGCTCGTCCTGAATCGCAAGCTGCCCCTCTGGTACCAGGTTTCGCAGTCGCTGCGTGCCTCCATACTCGGGCGCAGACCGCACGACCCGCTGCGCCTGCCGACGGAGGAGCAGCTGGCCGAGCACTACGGGGTGAGCGTGCTGACCATGCGGCAGGCGCTCAAGGAGCTGGAGTCGGAAGGGCTCATCAGCCGCCACCGGCGGCGCGGCACCTTCATCGAGCCGGGCGCCCGGCGCAGTGCGCCCCGGAGGCTGCTGGGCTCGATCGACGCGATCGTGGCCCAGCAGTCCGGCGAGCGGACCACGGTCCTCGGCCACGCCGCGGAACCCGTGCCGGGCGAGCTCGCCGAGTACTTCCCGGACGGGGACGAGGTCGTCACCTACCGCAGGCTGCGGTGCGACGGCGACAGCGGCGAGCCCACGAACTGGGCGGAGAACGCGGTACGGCCCGATGTCGCGGCCCGGCTGGACGTGGCGGACCTGGAGCGCTGGCCGATGACCAAGGTGTTGCGGGACGTCGTCGGGGTACGGATCAGCCGCATCACGGACACGGTGGAGGCCCGGCTCGCCGACCCGGAGACGGCGGAACTGCTGCAGGTGCCGCTGCTGTCGCCGATCCTCCACTACACGGGCGTGACCTACGACGCGGAGGGGCGGGTGGTGGACGTGGCACGGATCCGGTACCGGGGCGACCGGTTCTCGTTCTCCGTGACCATCGAGGCGGAGTGA
- a CDS encoding aldehyde dehydrogenase family protein yields the protein MKAHDGMYIGGVWRPALGAGTIAVVDPADEQVIAHVPAGSPEDVDAAVVAARDAFPGWAATAPADRAARIAALRDVLAARKDEVAATVTAELGAPPRLAEAVHAGLPVLVAGSYAELAASYAFEETVGNSTVLHEPVGVVGAITPWNYPLHQIVAKVAPALAAGCTVVLKPAEDTPLTARLFAEAVHESGLPGGVFNLVTGLGPVAGQALAEHPGVDLVSFTGSTAVGRRIGATAGGAVKRVALELGGKSANVILPGADLPRAVNAGIANVMSNSGQTCSAWTRMLVHRDRYEEAVALAAEAAAKYVPGDRLGPLVSARQRDRVRGYIEQGVAEGARLVAGGPEAPRETGYYVSPTVFADVTPDMTIAQEEIFGPVVSLMRYEDEDDALRIANGTVYGLAGAVWGERDEAVAFARRMDTGQVDINGGRFNPLAPFGGYKQSGVGRELGTHGLAEYLHTKSLQF from the coding sequence TTGAAGGCCCACGACGGGATGTACATCGGCGGCGTGTGGCGTCCCGCCCTCGGCGCCGGCACCATCGCGGTGGTCGACCCCGCGGACGAGCAGGTCATCGCCCATGTGCCGGCCGGGTCCCCGGAGGACGTCGACGCGGCGGTGGTCGCGGCCCGGGACGCCTTCCCCGGCTGGGCCGCCACCGCGCCCGCGGACCGCGCCGCGCGCATCGCCGCGCTCCGCGATGTGCTCGCGGCCCGCAAGGACGAGGTCGCCGCGACCGTCACCGCCGAACTCGGTGCACCGCCCAGGCTCGCCGAGGCCGTCCACGCCGGTCTGCCGGTCCTGGTCGCCGGTTCGTACGCGGAGCTGGCCGCCTCGTACGCCTTCGAGGAGACGGTCGGCAACTCCACCGTGCTGCACGAGCCGGTGGGCGTCGTCGGCGCGATCACCCCGTGGAACTACCCGCTCCACCAGATCGTGGCCAAGGTCGCCCCCGCCCTCGCCGCCGGCTGCACGGTGGTGCTCAAACCCGCGGAGGACACTCCGCTCACCGCCCGGCTGTTCGCCGAGGCCGTCCACGAGTCGGGGCTCCCGGGCGGGGTGTTCAACCTCGTCACCGGTCTCGGCCCGGTCGCCGGTCAGGCCCTCGCCGAGCACCCCGGCGTGGATCTGGTCTCCTTCACCGGCTCCACCGCCGTCGGCCGCCGTATCGGCGCCACCGCCGGCGGGGCGGTCAAGCGGGTCGCCCTGGAACTCGGCGGCAAGTCCGCCAACGTGATCCTCCCCGGGGCCGACCTCCCCCGCGCGGTGAACGCCGGCATCGCCAACGTCATGTCCAACTCGGGCCAGACGTGCAGCGCCTGGACCCGGATGCTGGTGCACCGGGACCGGTACGAGGAGGCCGTGGCGCTGGCCGCCGAGGCCGCCGCCAAGTACGTCCCCGGCGACCGCCTCGGCCCGCTCGTCAGCGCCCGGCAGCGGGATCGGGTCCGCGGCTACATCGAGCAGGGCGTGGCCGAGGGCGCCCGGCTCGTCGCCGGCGGTCCCGAGGCCCCGCGGGAGACGGGCTACTACGTCTCGCCGACGGTCTTCGCCGACGTCACCCCGGACATGACCATCGCCCAGGAGGAGATCTTCGGGCCGGTCGTCTCGCTCATGAGGTACGAGGACGAGGACGACGCCCTGCGGATCGCCAACGGCACGGTCTACGGCCTCGCGGGCGCCGTGTGGGGCGAGCGGGACGAGGCCGTCGCCTTCGCGCGCCGGATGGACACCGGGCAGGTCGACATCAACGGCGGTCGCTTCAACCCGCTGGCCCCCTTCGGCGGGTACAAGCAGTCGGGCGTGGGCCGCGAACTCGGTACCCACGGCCTCGCCGAGTATCTGCACACCAAGTCCCTCCAGTTCTGA